A genome region from Streptomyces pratensis includes the following:
- the rpmG gene encoding 50S ribosomal protein L33: protein MARNEVRPIIKLRSTAGTGYTYVTRKNRRNNPDRLVLRKFDPRVRRHVDFREER from the coding sequence ATGGCTCGCAACGAAGTACGCCCGATCATCAAGCTCCGCTCCACCGCCGGAACGGGTTACACCTACGTCACCCGCAAGAACCGGCGGAACAACCCCGACCGTCTGGTGCTGCGCAAGTTCGACCCACGCGTGCGTCGCCATGTCGACTTCCGCGAAGAGCGCTGA
- the rpsN gene encoding 30S ribosomal protein S14 codes for MAKKSKIAQNEKRRATVERYAARRAELKEIIRSSGAGDPARSAAVGELRRQPRDASATRVRNRDGVDGRPRGYLRKFGLSRVRVREQAHAGFLPGVTKSSW; via the coding sequence ATGGCGAAGAAGAGCAAGATCGCGCAGAACGAGAAGCGCAGGGCGACCGTCGAGCGCTACGCGGCCCGGCGTGCCGAGCTGAAGGAGATCATCCGTAGCTCGGGGGCGGGGGATCCCGCCCGCTCGGCGGCCGTCGGGGAGCTGCGGCGCCAGCCGCGTGACGCCAGCGCCACGCGGGTCCGGAACAGGGACGGTGTGGACGGACGGCCCCGGGGGTACCTGCGCAAGTTCGGGCTTTCCCGAGTCCGGGTGCGGGAGCAGGCCCACGCCGGATTCCTGCCCGGGGTGACCAAGTCGTCCTGGTGA
- the rpmF gene encoding 50S ribosomal protein L32 yields MAVPKRKMSRSNTRHRRARWKATTPQLVPVTIDGTVRQVPQRLVKAYERGLLHPED; encoded by the coding sequence ATGGCAGTCCCGAAGCGGAAGATGTCCCGCAGCAACACCCGCCACCGCCGCGCCCGATGGAAGGCCACCACACCCCAACTCGTCCCGGTCACGATCGACGGGACCGTCCGTCAGGTGCCTCAGCGATTGGTGAAGGCCTACGAGCGCGGCCTCCTGCACCCCGAGGACTGA
- a CDS encoding type B 50S ribosomal protein L31 has protein sequence MKPGIHPAYGPVVFRDKAADYAFLTRSTLTSERTVEWEDGNTYPVVDVEISSASHPFYTGTARVLDTAGRVERFERRYGRREDR, from the coding sequence ATGAAGCCAGGTATCCACCCCGCGTACGGCCCGGTCGTGTTCCGCGACAAGGCGGCCGACTACGCGTTCCTCACCCGCTCCACCCTGACCAGCGAGCGCACGGTCGAATGGGAGGACGGCAACACCTACCCGGTGGTGGACGTCGAGATCTCCTCGGCGAGTCACCCCTTCTACACAGGCACCGCGCGGGTCCTGGACACGGCGGGACGCGTGGAGCGGTTCGAACGCCGCTACGGCCGCCGCGAGGACCGGTGA
- the rpsR gene encoding 30S ribosomal protein S18, giving the protein MPRRQEIRTPLKARPNPLDAARITYVDYKDTELLRKFVSDRGKIRSRRVTRITARQQRQVATAVKNAREMALLPYAGTGS; this is encoded by the coding sequence ATGCCACGCCGCCAGGAGATCCGGACCCCCCTCAAGGCCCGCCCGAATCCGCTCGACGCGGCCAGGATCACGTACGTCGACTACAAGGACACCGAGCTGCTGCGGAAGTTCGTCTCGGATCGCGGGAAGATCCGCAGCCGCCGGGTCACCCGCATCACGGCGCGGCAGCAGCGCCAGGTCGCGACCGCCGTCAAGAACGCGCGGGAGATGGCACTGCTTCCGTACGCCGGTACCGGCAGCTGA
- a CDS encoding CobW family GTP-binding protein translates to MEQDRVLPVVIVSGLHSDARREVVEGLLSRVPRSVALHHDLSAAHSGAVGRTVRDASGVLSRGETPLVNDCACCAMREDLVPELERLAAGGSTELAVVDLWDSVEPKAMAEVIDLHCREWADVTGVITAVDPALALPCLANGDDLAEAGLAAAPTDQRTVGDTWARQLEYASVIALVDSQDADAQDRALVAQLHPTAPQVPAGSDALAELALAGFDVEAAAAAQHPACALLPQEAEEAGVSTLVWRRHRPFHPERLFEALEDLSCAAARSRGRFWLADRPETLLSWDAAGGALCVENSGPWLASLPDAAWDMVPPFRRAAAALDWHPGLGDRCQHLVFVSPALDRDGLTALLESCLLTEAEYAAGHEAWKRLPTAFGPLLDPIN, encoded by the coding sequence ATGGAGCAGGACCGCGTACTGCCCGTGGTCATCGTCAGCGGGCTGCACTCCGACGCACGCCGCGAGGTGGTGGAGGGACTGCTCAGCAGGGTGCCCCGCAGTGTCGCACTGCACCACGACCTGAGCGCCGCGCACAGCGGAGCCGTCGGCCGGACGGTCCGCGACGCCTCCGGCGTGCTGTCGCGCGGCGAGACGCCGCTCGTGAACGACTGCGCGTGCTGCGCCATGCGGGAAGACCTGGTCCCGGAACTGGAACGGCTCGCGGCCGGAGGAAGCACCGAGCTCGCCGTCGTCGACCTCTGGGACTCCGTCGAGCCGAAGGCCATGGCAGAGGTCATCGACCTGCACTGCCGGGAATGGGCCGACGTCACCGGTGTGATCACCGCGGTCGATCCCGCGCTCGCACTGCCCTGTCTGGCCAACGGCGACGATCTCGCGGAGGCGGGTCTGGCAGCGGCACCCACGGATCAGCGCACGGTCGGCGACACCTGGGCACGGCAGTTGGAGTACGCGTCCGTGATCGCCCTCGTCGACAGCCAGGATGCGGACGCCCAGGACCGGGCGCTCGTCGCACAGTTGCACCCGACGGCGCCACAGGTCCCCGCCGGGTCGGACGCCCTGGCGGAGCTCGCCCTGGCGGGCTTCGACGTGGAGGCGGCGGCCGCGGCACAGCACCCCGCGTGTGCCCTTCTCCCCCAGGAGGCGGAGGAAGCCGGTGTCAGCACCCTGGTCTGGCGCAGGCACCGCCCGTTCCACCCGGAGCGGCTGTTCGAGGCATTGGAGGACCTGAGCTGCGCGGCCGCCCGCAGCCGCGGCCGCTTCTGGCTCGCCGACCGGCCCGAGACCCTGCTGTCCTGGGATGCCGCTGGTGGCGCGCTCTGCGTCGAGAACTCCGGCCCCTGGCTCGCCTCCCTGCCCGACGCCGCCTGGGACATGGTGCCGCCGTTCCGCCGCGCCGCCGCCGCGCTCGACTGGCATCCCGGCCTCGGCGACCGCTGCCAGCACCTGGTGTTCGTCTCCCCAGCCCTCGACCGCGACGGCCTCACCGCGCTGCTGGAATCCTGCCTGCTCACCGAAGCCGAGTACGCGGCAGGCCACGAGGCCTGGAAGCGGCTGCCCACCGCGTTCGGCCCCCTCCTCGACCCGATCAACTGA
- the rpmB gene encoding 50S ribosomal protein L28 encodes MSAHCQLTGARPGFGNKISHSHRRTSRRFDPNVQRKRYWLPSEGRNVRLTLSTKAIRTIDIIGIEAAVARIRARGVRV; translated from the coding sequence ATGTCCGCGCACTGCCAACTGACCGGCGCACGGCCGGGATTCGGCAACAAGATCTCCCACTCGCACCGGCGCACCTCGCGTCGGTTCGACCCGAATGTCCAGCGCAAGCGCTACTGGTTGCCGAGTGAGGGCCGGAATGTGCGGCTGACGCTCAGCACCAAGGCGATCAGGACGATCGACATCATCGGCATCGAGGCCGCGGTGGCCCGCATCAGGGCGCGTGGGGTGCGGGTCTGA